AATTCTGAAATGTTACAAAACATAAAACAAATTCAATGTATGGTTGCTGatagatatataaaaatttataacataaaaaaattaaaaatgggGCAAATCATAGGAAATGCTATTATATCGTCCAATTATATCAATACCAATCAACACAAAAAATCATTACAAGGGTCATATAATGAACGTTGTGAAAGACAACATTTGGCACCTTTAGGTCAAATAGCAAGTTTTTGTAacgattttaataaaattgagaTCCATGTATCATCTGATGAAATCATAAATGTAAGCTACCTTTTATCATTTCTTAGTACATTATACTTTCTGAATATAAATTCTTTTCACAATGTAAATTAAACTCTTATTTCTTATAGTACAACTTCACTGAGTTCCCAGAGGAGTTACAAATTCATTCTGGAAAAGTATTTCATAAAATAGGTAGTTCTAAATTTTGTAACAAAAttgctttaaaaataaaaaatggtgTTGATGATATTCTTATTAAAATGAATTTCAAAATACAATTTCCTTCTCTAGAAAGTATAGAAAAAGTGAAAACTGAAATGCTTTGTGAACCAAGACATGAagttttaatttttcaatataCAGATATTTATGATAGCCACAAAATAATCATAGAAATGCACAATGCATTACAAAAACTTGAAATTGGAACAACATTAGTTTTAATTGGCTATTCATTGCTTACTCATCTTAGTATTGAACTGCTTTATCTTATAAGTTATGCTTTTAAATCATTGAAAGTTACAGTTTGTGATGATATAGGATTGAAAATCACACTAtatcattataattataatcttaAAGTATTACAATTCTTAGATGAAATTAATGCTGCTTCTTTTGAAGCTCAAAAACAAGAGAAAGCTATTTTGGAAATAATTTCTTCATCAGCATTCTATAAAGGTAAAACAAACTATATTAATGTATCCCAACTATAGTCttacaatattatatttcatattatttgcATTTCTAGGATGTAATTTGTGCTTCTCAGCAGAACACCTTAATCATTGGATACtaaaaacatattttaattacatattacatacgttgaaaaaagataaaaattgaaaCAGCATTTCATAAAGTCAACATATTCCATAAAATACCAAAGTTGTAtcaaattttttatgtaataaaatatgaacATATATCTGCTTATAGTGAATGCTTCCTTTCCATAgccataatataaaattttaaaattaatttgatattatatAGTGATGAACCTATATAAATATGCAGTGTgaatataacaaatttataattatgtataaatttcaattttaatttctaaacaTATTATTTAAAACAACAATCAGATTCGAAATGAAAATCCTTGGTTGCCTCTtctaaaaaaatgttatatggtaatatatttattaaacataattttattttttatgataCGACCTTTTAGATCAGTATAAGTGTTTACTATGATATTTGGTGAAATCTACAATTATGTTCGTTTATTTTCAACTCAACATATTGTACCAAAAGTGTGTATTGTTGGTGCTGGGCCAGCAGGATTTTATGCTGCACAACAGTTATTAAAGGTATGTATAACATTCAATATATTAgaataatattgtaataatataatgtTGATACAGACAAACGCTAATGTAAAAGTGGATATATTAGAGAAGTTACCAGTACCATATGGTCTAGTACGTTTTGGTGTAGCACCAGATCATCCAGAAGTGAAGAATGTTATTCATACTTTTGAGAAAACTGCATCTAACCCACGTTTTCAATTTATAGGAAATGTCAATGTAGGAAAAGATGTTACTATAAAGGAATTGCAAGAAATTTATCATGCAGTTTTATtagtatgtataataaaaatacaattattCTTATTTAACTTAATAGTTAATATTAACAATTACTTGCTAATATTTTAGACATATGGTGCAGAAGAGGATAAATTATTGAATATACCTggagaaaatttaaataatatagtATCAGGACGACGATTTGTTGGTTGGTATAATGGAGTACCAGCAGATAGTAacctaaatattaatttaaatgtagaagaAGCTGTTGTGTTGGGACAAGGTAATGTTGCTATAGATATTGCAAGAATTTTACTAACACCAGTAGATAAATTAAAGGTATGTTTTAAGTTTTccataaaatgtattttataatatatttttaatttatttataagtcTGCCTTTTTAGAATACTGATATAACATCATTTGCATTGGAAAAATTATCACAAAGTAAAATACGTAAAGTATCATTAATAGGAAGAAGAGGTCCATTACAAGCGGCGTTTACAATTGCAGAACTCagggaaatattaaaattagacGGCTGTAGAAGTTATTGGCGTGCAGATgattttataaatgtaaaacAAGTAATTAACACTTTAGCAAGACCACGGAAAAGATTAACTGAACTCATGATAGAATATTTAGAAAAAACATCCTTAAATACAGGAACAATGACAAAAGAATTATATCcaatatttttaagaagtccCATAGAATTTTTAGGTTTGGATAGTATACATAGTATTAAACTATCAATAAATAAACTTGAAGGTAATGACATACATGCACAATTTGCTGTACCTACTGGATTATTCGAAGAAATTGAATGTGGTATAGCATTTCGTAGCATTGGTTATAAGTCTGTTCAAATAGATACATCAATACCATTTGACACAGAAATTGGTCGTATTAAAAATATAGCAGGTAAAGTTCAAGATAAACTTTATACTGCAGGTTGGGCTGGAACAGGTCCTGTAGGAGTTATATTATCAACAATGACAAATGCATTTCAAATTGGTATATTAATGAATAAAGAATTATCAATTACAGAAAATAAACCAGGTTTTATAGGTTTATCTAAAATACTGGAGCAAAAAGGAATACCCATAGTTTTATATAATGATTGGAAAAAGATTGATAAAGTAGAATGTGAAAGGGGAAAAACATTAGGGAAGCCAAGGGAAAAGATAGTTGATATAAATGAAATGTTGGAGATCGCCTTAAGATAATAAATGTAACATatgtatgataattatttacaaaagaaaaaacttcttttcttttttaataattttcaatatgcttacttattaattttattctattttttgaatttcaattattttactttaataaaAAAGCTTTAGATTAAAGATTTTGTacctataaatataattatatagtattattttaATTGTAAGCAATTCATTATAATAACTTAATTATTTatactataaatatatttttacaaacatgtttcaaataaataaatttttgatgttttaaatattttatttagttaCATAGTGTAAATGTAAACAAAAAATAGTGTAAATGTAAACCACAtacattatttaatataaatcaaaattattttggTTACATACAAGCTGAACCAGCTAAATTTAATCACCTAAATATTtgatttgtttattattaaatgaaaaatcccCTGAGGATAAAGTTACAATATTTCCAGAGCTACATGCAACAATAGAAATTAGTATTTTTCATGATcattttttttatgaaatttcagtctccataatttttttaaataaatatttatttgcgatatattaaTAAGTATACCGTTCCCCTCATTTAATCTTGAAATATTTGCGtctgaaatatacatatataatgtttAATTATGCTCGATCAACAGGTGGTAAAATTaaacaatataaatttttttgTTCCTAGGCAAAATTTTTTAACTTTTGAGAGCTCAAACGAAAGTTATTAACAGAAAGTTAATAACAGAAAGTATTAACAGAAATGGGTACGGAGATCGCTGATAAGCATTGGAGAAATTCAGTCAAATTTTGTACGTTTCACAAATTACTGCTTTTGGCGGTTAAAATGCCGAACTATACGCACATTTCTTCTTCCATTGTtttgaaagaaaaaacaaaatataCATTCGTTCATAGTGTTGGTACCGGAGCATAGAGTGTATAGAAGTACCCAAAAACAGACAGTGTGGGATTGGATAGTAAAAAGAATAACTAACAAGATTTTTAAATGACTTTAAAGTATTCTGATTTATTGAAACTCTAGCGGTGAAGTGATGGAACTAATCTCTttatgatgaaattaaaaaatgtaatcaCGGTTTACAACGCGAATTCTGAGCTATTCAGGATCTAAGCTTTAACTCTGAGAAATCTTAGTCAATAGCGCTAATAGCAAGCAAAAATTTTAACTGATAAAAGTGGTAGATGGCATCACAATGCTCTTcctgttttttatttaaaattttataaacagtaatttaaaaaaatatatatttattttatgctaTATTCAACACAAAAACCACATTAATTATCCTGTGTCGTGTCGTTTTTTGCAAAGGAGGAATAAAAACTATTACTTCAA
Above is a window of Bombus affinis isolate iyBomAffi1 chromosome 5, iyBomAffi1.2, whole genome shotgun sequence DNA encoding:
- the LOC126916837 gene encoding NADPH:adrenodoxin oxidoreductase, mitochondrial, which gives rise to MIFGEIYNYVRLFSTQHIVPKVCIVGAGPAGFYAAQQLLKTNANVKVDILEKLPVPYGLVRFGVAPDHPEVKNVIHTFEKTASNPRFQFIGNVNVGKDVTIKELQEIYHAVLLTYGAEEDKLLNIPGENLNNIVSGRRFVGWYNGVPADSNLNINLNVEEAVVLGQGNVAIDIARILLTPVDKLKNTDITSFALEKLSQSKIRKVSLIGRRGPLQAAFTIAELREILKLDGCRSYWRADDFINVKQVINTLARPRKRLTELMIEYLEKTSLNTGTMTKELYPIFLRSPIEFLGLDSIHSIKLSINKLEGNDIHAQFAVPTGLFEEIECGIAFRSIGYKSVQIDTSIPFDTEIGRIKNIAGKVQDKLYTAGWAGTGPVGVILSTMTNAFQIGILMNKELSITENKPGFIGLSKILEQKGIPIVLYNDWKKIDKVECERGKTLGKPREKIVDINEMLEIALR